From Thermoleophilum album:
CGCTTGTCGCCGTGCTCCTCCGCCCAGCGGCAGAGCGCCTCGTCGACGTCTTCGACGGTGGCACCGTCGAAGACAGGAGTCGCGACGTAGACGCGGCCGCCGTTCTGCTGGGCGTGTTTGTAAGCCTCGGAGCCGTCGTCGTACCAGCCGTTTGCGGCAACCCAGCCGAGGTGGGTCTCGAGGATCTGGCCGAGGTTCATGCGGCTCGGCACGCCCAGGGGGTTGAGAATGATGTCGACCGGCGTGCCGTCCTCAAGGAAGGGCATGTCTGCCTCGGGCACGATCTTGGCGATCACGCCCTTGTTGCCGTGGCGTCCGGCGAGCTTGTCGCCCTCGGCGATCTTGCGCTTCTTGGCGACGTAGACGCGCACGAGCTCGTTGACGCCGGGCGGCAGCTCCTCGTTGTTGTCGCGCGAGAACACCTTGACGTCGATGACGACGCCGCCCTCGCCGTGCGGCACCTTCAGCGACGTGTCGCGCACCTCGCGCGCCTTTTCCTTGAAGATCGCGCGAATCAGCTTCTCTTCGGCGGTCAGCTCGGTCTCGCCCTTGGGCGTCACTTTGCCGACCAGCAGATCACCGGACCCGACCTCGGCACCGATGCGGACGATGCCGCGCTCGTCGAGGTTGCGCAGCGACTCCTCGGAGCGGTTGGGGATGTCGCGCGTGATCTCCTCGTCGCCGAGCTTCGTGTTGCGCGCCTCGACCTCGTACTCCTCGATGTGAATCGAGGTGAGGATGTCCTCCTTGACGAGGCGCTCGGAGATGATGATCGCGTCCTCGAAGTTGTAGCCCTCCCACGACATGAAGGCGACGAGGACGTTCTTGCCGAGCGCTAGCTCGCCCTGACTCGTCGACGACCCGTCAGCGAGGACATCGCCTTCGCCGACCTTCTGGCCGGTCTCGACGATCGGCTTCTGGTGAATCAGCGTTCCCTGGTTGGAACGCATGAACTTGTGCAACAAGTACTCGTCGGTGCCGCCCTCGTCGGCCTCGACCACGATCCGCTCGGCATCGACGTAGGTGACAGTTCCGGATCGGCGCGCGAGCACCACGTCGCCCGAGTCGATCGCCGCCCGTCGCTCCATGCCGGTGCCGATCAGCGGCGGCTCGGTGCGCAGCAGCGGTACCGCCTGCCGCTGCATGTTCGAGCCCATCAGCGCCCGGTTGGCGTCGTCGTGCTCGAGGAAGGGAATCAGCGACGTCGACACCGACCAGATCTGGTTGGGCGAGACGTCCATCAGGTCAACGTCGCCCGGCTCGGCGAGGACAAGCTCGCCGTCGCGCGAGCGGCACTCGACGAACGGCCCCTTGAGCTTGCGCGTCTTGGGATCGATCGGCGCGTTCGCCTGGGCGATGACCTTGTCCTCTTCCTGGGTGGCGTCGAGGTGGACGATCTCGTCGGTCACCACACCGTCGCGCACGACGCGGTAGGGCGTGGTGACGAACCCGAACTCGGAAACCTGGGCGTAGGTCGACAGCGACCCGATGAGACCGATGTTGGGACCCTCGGGGGTCTCGATCGGGCACATCCGACCGTAGTGCGTGGGGTGCACGTCGCGAACCTCGATCGGCGCCCGCTCGCGCGTCAGGCCGCCGGAACCGAGCGCCGACAGGCGGCGGCGGTGCGTAAGCCCAGCGAGCGAGTTCGTCTGGTCCATGAACTGGCTCAGCTGGTGCGAGCCGAAGAACTCCTTGATCGCACCGACCACCGGCCGGATGTTGATGATCGACTGGGGAGTGATCGCGTCGGCGTCCTCGGTCGAGAGCCGCTCGCGCACGTTGCGCTCCATCCGGTAGAGACCGGTGTGGAAGGCGTCCTGGATGAGCTCACCGACGGTGCGCACGCGGCGGTTGCCGAAGTGCTCGTACTCGTCGAGTCGGTCGGCGATCGGTTCGTGCGGCAGCGACTGCGCCTCGAGCGCGAAGTCCTTGATCGGCTCGCCGTTCTCGTCGAGGCCCGATTCGGGAATACCGAGGTCGCGCGGCAGGCTGACGAGCTCTTTGACGAGAGCGACGATGTCACGCGTCGTAAGAACGCGCGTGTCGAGCGGCTCGTCGAGGTGCAGACGCGCGTTCAACTTGTAACGACCGACACGCGTCAGGTCGTAGCGCTTGGGGTCGAAAAACAGACCGTGAAGCAGGTTGCGTGCCGCTTCCAGCGAGGGCGGCTCGCCCGGCCGCTGCTTGCGGAAGAGCTCGATGAGGGCGCCGTCCTCGGTCTTCGTCACGTCGGTGTCGGCCTCGAGCGTGAGGCGGATGTAGAGCGAGTTGTCGAAGAGGCGCAGGATGTCTTCGTCCGAGCCCGTCCAGCCGGGGAAGTCCTCGCGCAGGTAGCGGCCCATCGCCCGCAGCAGGACGGTGATCGGAAGCTTGCGTTTGCGGTCGATACGGGCGTAGACCCGGCCCTTCTTGTCGATCTCGACCTCGAGCCAGGAACCGCGCTGCGGCATCAGGTTCGCGACGAAGACCTGCTTCTCGCGGTCCTTGGGCTCCATCACGTAGGCGCCCGGCGAGCGCACGAGCTGCGTGACGATGACACGCTCGGTGCCGTTGATGATGAAGGTGCCCCAGTCGGTCATCCACGGGAAATCACCCATGAACACCGACTGCTGGCGGATCTCACCGGTCTCGCGATTCTGGAAGGCGACCTGCACGTTGAGCGGACGCGAATAGGTGAGGTCGCGCTCGCGACACTCGGCGATCGAGGCGTTCGGCGGCCCGAACTCGAACTCTTCGAAGACGATCGCGAGGTTGCCCGTGTAGTCCTCGATCGGCGAGATCTCGTCGATCACCTCGCGCAAACCGCCGTTCTCGGGATCGACGAGCCACTCGAACGAGCGGCGCTGGATGTCGATCAGGTTCGGGGGCTCGAGGGTGTGGTCGAGGCGGGAGAAGCTACGACGTACGCGAGTGGCGTTTGCGGCTGGCAAAGCGACGTATCCCTCCGAGGTCTGTTAGAGGCCGACTGCGACTTGCGGACGACAGAAGCGCGGGCGCACAGCGCGACCGGCGAGATTATCACGTTGGCGGCTCCGACTGCAAGGGGAACCGCACCGGGCGATCAGCCCGGTGGCCATCACGGACCCCGTCCGCGGCGTTACGTCGATCACGCCTTGTCGGAACGGCTACGGCTATAGGCCGTGCCAAAGAGTAGCGCGCCGACGGGCGTGCGGGCGCGATCACGCCCGCACGCCGGAAGACACCGCCGACGAGGCGCGCCGGCTTACTTGAGCTCGACGGTGGCGCCGGCCTCCTCGAGCTCCTTCTTGAGCTTCTCGGCCTCCTCGCGGTCCACGCCCTCTTTGACCGGCTTCGGCGCCTCGTCGACCAGCGCCTTGGCCTCCTTCAGTCCGAGCCCCGTGGCCGCGCGCACGACCTTGATCACCTGGATCTTCTTGTCGCCGGCGTTGGCCAGGATCACGTCGACCGTCGACGGCTCCTCCTCTGCGGCAGCGCCGTCGCCACCGCCAGCACCGGCCGCGGCCACCGGTGCCGCGGCTGCGACCGCCGTCGCCGACACGCCGAACTCCTCCTCGAGCGCCTTGATCCGCTCGGCAAGCTCCAGAACGGAAATGCTCTTGAGCTCCTCGATCCACTCCTCGGTAGTCAGCTTTTTGGCCATCGTCTCTCTGTCCTCCTGTCTGCGGTAGTTCGAAACCCTCGAGCTTTCGCTCGCTCAGCTCACCCGCTTTGCTCCTCGCCGCCGACAAGGCCGCGCTCGCGGATCTGCTCGAGCTGGATGGCGAGCCCGCCGACGAGCTGGCCGAGGCTGCGCGCCACGCCCGTCAGCGGCATCGCCACAAGCCCGACAAGCTGTCCGATCAACTGGTCGCGTGCGGGTAGCGCCGCCAGCCGCTTGATCTCGTCGGCATCGACGGCGGTCTCCCCGAGCAACCCGCCCTTCGGCTCGAGCAGCTCGTGCTCACGGCGGAACGCAGCGATCGCCTTGGCAGCGAGCACCGGGTCGCCGTCGGGACTGACGAACGTCAGCGCCGTCGGACCTTCGAGAACCGACTTGAGTTCCTCGCGCCCGGCACGGTCGGACGCCAAGCGGGCGAGCGTGTTCTTGGTCACGCGGAAGCGTGCACCCGCCTCGGCGAGCTTGGTGCGCAGTTCCTGGGCCTGCGCGACCGTGATACCGCGGTAGTCGACGGCGAACACGGCCTGGCTTTCGGCCAGCTGCTCGGCTACCTCGGCGACGATCTTTTCCTTGTCCTCTCGCGTGAGCCCCATCTCGATACCTCCCCGTTGAAGCGTCGCGGCCCGCCACTGGCGGGCCGTCGCGGATCGGGGCGCACTGGAGCGTCACGCCCGGCTTCGCTCGGACCCGCCTGCCCCGGACTTCCTCTCGCTGCACGCGAAACGCCGGGGGTCTTCGGCGAGCGGCCGCAAGATCGCGGCCTGCGCTGGCGACAGTGCTACGCCGCTTGCGCCACCTCCTCGACGATGTCGCGCGTGCGCGCGGGGTCGACCTTGATACCGGGACCCATCGTCGGTGCGATCGTGATCGAGCGGATATAGCGCCCCTTGGCGGCGGCCGGCTTGGCGCGGACGATCTCCTCGATGACCGCGGCGTAGTTCTCGAGCAGCGCGCGCTCGTCGAAACTGAGCTTGCCGATCGGCACGTGGACGATCCCCGAGCGGTCGGTGCGGTACTCGATCTTGCCGGCCTTGGCGTCGGCGACCGCCTTGCCCACCTCCGTCGTCACCGTTCCAACGCGCGGGTTGGGCATCTTGCCCTGCGGGCCGAGGATGCGACCGAGCCGCCCCACCAGAGGCATCATGTCGG
This genomic window contains:
- the rplJ gene encoding 50S ribosomal protein L10, with the translated sequence MGLTREDKEKIVAEVAEQLAESQAVFAVDYRGITVAQAQELRTKLAEAGARFRVTKNTLARLASDRAGREELKSVLEGPTALTFVSPDGDPVLAAKAIAAFRREHELLEPKGGLLGETAVDADEIKRLAALPARDQLIGQLVGLVAMPLTGVARSLGQLVGGLAIQLEQIRERGLVGGEEQSG
- the rplL gene encoding 50S ribosomal protein L7/L12 translates to MTTEEWIEELKSISVLELAERIKALEEEFGVSATAVAAAAPVAAAGAGGGDGAAAEEEPSTVDVILANAGDKKIQVIKVVRAATGLGLKEAKALVDEAPKPVKEGVDREEAEKLKKELEEAGATVELK
- the rplA gene encoding 50S ribosomal protein L1; the protein is MPKHGKRYRRNLELVDRERLYQPAEAVSLLKRFEPARFDETVEVAVRTGLNVRHADQQLRGTVALPHGLGREVSVAVFAKGDAAKEAEEAGADIVGAEDLVERVQGGFTDFDVAIATPDMMPLVGRLGRILGPQGKMPNPRVGTVTTEVGKAVADAKAGKIEYRTDRSGIVHVPIGKLSFDERALLENYAAVIEEIVRAKPAAAKGRYIRSITIAPTMGPGIKVDPARTRDIVEEVAQAA
- a CDS encoding DNA-directed RNA polymerase subunit beta; translation: MPAANATRVRRSFSRLDHTLEPPNLIDIQRRSFEWLVDPENGGLREVIDEISPIEDYTGNLAIVFEEFEFGPPNASIAECRERDLTYSRPLNVQVAFQNRETGEIRQQSVFMGDFPWMTDWGTFIINGTERVIVTQLVRSPGAYVMEPKDREKQVFVANLMPQRGSWLEVEIDKKGRVYARIDRKRKLPITVLLRAMGRYLREDFPGWTGSDEDILRLFDNSLYIRLTLEADTDVTKTEDGALIELFRKQRPGEPPSLEAARNLLHGLFFDPKRYDLTRVGRYKLNARLHLDEPLDTRVLTTRDIVALVKELVSLPRDLGIPESGLDENGEPIKDFALEAQSLPHEPIADRLDEYEHFGNRRVRTVGELIQDAFHTGLYRMERNVRERLSTEDADAITPQSIINIRPVVGAIKEFFGSHQLSQFMDQTNSLAGLTHRRRLSALGSGGLTRERAPIEVRDVHPTHYGRMCPIETPEGPNIGLIGSLSTYAQVSEFGFVTTPYRVVRDGVVTDEIVHLDATQEEDKVIAQANAPIDPKTRKLKGPFVECRSRDGELVLAEPGDVDLMDVSPNQIWSVSTSLIPFLEHDDANRALMGSNMQRQAVPLLRTEPPLIGTGMERRAAIDSGDVVLARRSGTVTYVDAERIVVEADEGGTDEYLLHKFMRSNQGTLIHQKPIVETGQKVGEGDVLADGSSTSQGELALGKNVLVAFMSWEGYNFEDAIIISERLVKEDILTSIHIEEYEVEARNTKLGDEEITRDIPNRSEESLRNLDERGIVRIGAEVGSGDLLVGKVTPKGETELTAEEKLIRAIFKEKAREVRDTSLKVPHGEGGVVIDVKVFSRDNNEELPPGVNELVRVYVAKKRKIAEGDKLAGRHGNKGVIAKIVPEADMPFLEDGTPVDIILNPLGVPSRMNLGQILETHLGWVAANGWYDDGSEAYKHAQQNGGRVYVATPVFDGATVEDVDEALCRWAEEHGDKRGIHLDVDPKARPGMRCSGKVTLYNGRTGEPFEEKVTVGYMYILKLLHLVDDKIHARSTGPYSLVTQQPLGGKAQFGGQRFGEMEVWALEAYGSAYTLQEMLTIKSDDTVGRVKAYEAIVKGENIPEPSVPESFQVLLREMKALALDVEPLSEEGDGLEMQEEEDDLLRAAEELGIDLSGTRARDDEAADEAEEQIELEGEGGQTGDEEPIEQDAQFVEGES